Proteins co-encoded in one Pseudochaenichthys georgianus chromosome 22, fPseGeo1.2, whole genome shotgun sequence genomic window:
- the LOC117467279 gene encoding phospholipase B1, membrane-associated yields MLTTRVLFAVCLGAACRVDGYTLKEVDEPFHQDVLGTDFLHQPLHPPFICPDMTPSPSVPTSVEYVKPADIKVIAALGDSLTTAIGANGSTVLSIPFEFRHVSWSIGGYGTYQNVTLANIFKLFSPELLGPSPVRMLHGQPATVNETGFNFAVTGHNTLNVSDQIRHMIDTFKSYPGLNFEEDWKVVTMMIGMNDICDYCKDKTLFSPDRFIHHMTEALDMMMKEIPRTIVNMVQIFPMKPLRDVQRPTLGCQLQKSFCSCLVQAEENSPELKELVEVNYEFQRRLEKLLHGERFFKKDFAVVLQPYLEKAVSPTLPDGTIDLSFFTADCFHFTVKGHEELAKGLWNNMFQANGEKEKIKSFSEPIQLICPTKHPYIYTRPRVASSAPKHSSVALTMFLISGFHYL; encoded by the exons ATGTTGACAACACGTGTGCTGTTTGCAGTCTGTTTAGGAGCAGCATGTCGTGTAGACG GCTACACTTTAAAGGAAGTAGATGAACCTTTCCATCAG GATGTTTTAGGAACAGATTTCCTCCACCAGCCTCTTCATCCACCCTTCATCTGTCCTGATATGACTCCATCTCCCAGCGTCCCCACCTCAG tTGAATATGTCAAACCTGCAGATATCAAAGTCATCGCCGCACTGGGAGACTCTTTAACT ACAGCTATTGGTGCCAATGGCTCTACGGTTTTATCCATACCTTTTGAATTTCGCCACGTATCTTGGAG CATCGGAGGATATGGGACGTATCAAAATGTCACACTGGCCA ATATTTTCAAACTGTTCAGCCCCGAGCTGCTGGGTCCGTCCCCGGTTCGGATGCTCCACGGTCAGCCGGCGACCGTCAACGAGACCGGGTTCAACTTCGCCGTCACCGGACACAACACACT AAACGTCTCTGATCAGATAAGACACATGATCGACACGTTCAAGTCCTATCCC GGTCTGAACTTTGAAGAGGACTGGAAGGTGGTGACGATGATGATCGGCATGAACGACATCTGTGATTACTGTAAAGACAAA ACTCTGTTCTCCCCTGACAGATTCATTCACCACATGACAGAAGCTCTGGACATGATGATGAAGGAG ATCCCCAGGACGATCGTCAACATGGTGCAGATTTTCCCCATGAAGCCTCTCAGAGACGTCCAGAGGCCGACACTCGGCTGTCAGCTGCAAAA GAGTTTCTGCTCGTGTCTCGTCCAAGCTGAAGAAAACTCCCCTGAGCTGAAGGAGCTGGTCGAGGTTAACTACGAATTTCAG AGGAGATTAGAGAAGCTTCTGCACGGCGAGCGTTTCTTCAAAAAGGACTTTGCTGTTGTTCTGCAGCCTTATTTAGAGAAGGCCGTATCTCCAACACTTCCT GACGGGACGATTGACTTGAGTTTCTTCACGGCAGATTGTTTCCACTTCACTGTTAAAGGACATGAAGAGCTGGCTAAGGGACTGTGGAACAACATG TTCCAGGCTAacggagagaaagagaaaataaaGAGTTTTTCAGAGCCAATACAACTCATCTGCCCAACAAAG CATCCTTACATCTACACCAGACCTCGAGTCGCGTCGTCTGCACCGAAGCATTCCTCTGTGGCGCTGACGATGTTTCTGATCTCTGGGTTTCATTATCTGTAG
- the LOC117468074 gene encoding dr1-associated corepressor codes for MPGQKRRYNVRFPPSRIKKIMQKDTEVGRIAMAVPVLISRALEMFLKSLLTKICLITQSKNSCVVSVAHMKQCIESEKLFHFLIDLAERPSSAAQKDARGLNLWPLYRSKMHEIQVQKPPEVVEMAPRRNLGSLDNDSSSSESELYICL; via the exons ATGCCCGGACAGAAGAGAAGATATAATGTACGATTCCCCCCT AGTCGCATCAAGAAGATCATGCAGAAGGACACAGAGGTGGGGAGGATTGCGATGGCAGTTCCTGTGTTAATCT CTCGAGCGCTGGAAATGTTCCTGAAGTCTCTGCTGACCAAAATCTGTCTGATCACTCAGTCCAAGAACAGCTGCGTCGTGTCTGTTGCTCACAT GAAGCAGTGCATAGAGTCGGAGAAGCTCTTCCACTTCCTCATAGATCTGGCGGAGCGACCCTCGTCTGCCGCACAGAAAGACGCCAGAGGTCTGAACCTGTGGCCGCTGTACAG GTCAAAAATGCATGAAATTCAGGTTCAAAAACCGCCTGAAGTGGTAGAAATGGCCCCACGGCGAAACCTGGGCTCACTGGACAACGACTCCAGCTCCAGT GAGTCAGAGCTTTACATCTGCCTTTGA
- the LOC117468073 gene encoding activator of 90 kDa heat shock protein ATPase homolog 1-like, which produces MAKWGEGDPRWIVEERADATNVNNWHWTERDATNWSSDKLKFLLLGLIVENEEGSCEVTEVAKVEGEASINNRKGKLIFFYEWNLKATWTGVSKAGVKYTGSIDVPNLSDENDMEDLDISVSLNKDEPETPLTQLMRTKGADNIRQVLGSYVGYLKTEFTQGMILPTANGMAKTTTSQSKAKLNKTQISSSGSTVAPINTGVKIPTCKFSMREKFLTSPADLYRVFLNQDMVQAFTHAPASVDGEKGGKFRLLDGNVFGEFTDLVPDEKIVMKWRYNNWPAEHYSTISMTFKDRSSETELKVDCRGVPDNEEDRTKEGWKRYYFEAIKQTFGFGSRLY; this is translated from the exons ATGGCTAAATGGGGAGAAGGGGACCCTCGTTGGATCGTAGAAGAGAGAGCCGACGCGACTAATGTCAACAACTGGCACTG GACTGAACGAGATGCAACAAACTGGTCGTCAGACAAATTAAAATTCCTCCTCCTCGGTTTGATCGTGGAGAACGAGGAGGGGAGCTGTGAGGTGACAGAAGTCGCCAAGGTGGAAGGAGAGGCCTCCATTAACAACCGTAAAGGGAAACTCATTTTCTTTTATGAATGGAACCTGAAAGCTACTTGGACTG GAGTGTCAAAAGCAGGAGTCAAGTATACAGGATCCATTGATGTCCCAAACCTTTCGGACGAGAACGACATGGAGGATCTGGAT ATCTCTGTGTCGTTGAATAAAGATGAACCTGAAACACCCCTCACCCAGCTGATGAGAACAAAAGGAGCTGACAATATCCGCCAGGTCCTGGGAAGCTACGTTGGTTACTTGAAAACAG aGTTCACACAGGGAATGATCCTGCCTACAGCCAACGGTATGGCCAAGACCACAACATCGCAGTCCAAAGCCAAGCTGAATAAAACTCAG ATTTCCTCCTCAGGCagcacagttgctccgatcaacACCGGCGTCAAGATCCCCACCTGCAAGTTCAGCATGAGGGAAAAGTTCCTCACCTCCCCGGCTGATCTCTACAGGGTCTTCCTCAACCAGGAT ATGGTTCAGGCGTTCACGCACGCTCCAGCGTCAGTGGACGGAGAGAAAGGCGGAAAGTTTCGTCTGCTAGATGGAAATGTTTTCGGTGAATTCACAGATCTG gttcctgatgagaaaatagTTATGAAGTGGAGGTATAACAACTGGCCTGCTG AGCATTACTCTACGATCTCCATGACGTTCAAGGACCGCAGCAGCGAGACGGAGCTGAAGGTGGACTGTCGAGGCGTCCCCGACAACGAGGAGGACCGCACGAAAGAGGGCTGGAAGCGATACTACTTTGAAGCTATTAAACAGACTTTTGGCTTCGGATCTCGACTCTACTGA
- the cdca4 gene encoding cell division cycle-associated protein 4 has protein sequence MFPKGTKRKFSDPGEEPVSEEDQAPVTPSAAARTLTSAYSLQRQSLLDMSLIKLQLCHMLVEPNLCRSVLIANTVRQIQEEMTQDGTWQIMTQALAAAQCPADRLVATEVLCRQTDPAGQSPKPCSGAGLEEGYHAEEVVMEGDVETEVTMSTLSPVSPQLSSASYLAGPFGMGPCWEEEEEEDGECEEDEEEDSEECASESEEGDRDHLSPDTRTGEQVFGTFEIKHPAPPPDPALEELFSDVDPSYYDLDTVLTGMQSAPKMGPYDLLESLSSHGPTALSSSSSCRSDLNELDHIMEIIVGS, from the coding sequence ATGTTCCCGAAGGGCACCAAGCGCAAGTTCTCAGACCCCGGAGAGGAACCGGTCtccgaggaggaccaggccccGGTGACTCCATCTGCGGCGGCCCGGACGCTGACGTCGGCATACAGCCTACAGCGGCAGTCGCTGCTTGACATGTCGCTGATCAAGCTGCAGCTCTGCCACATGCTGGTCGAGCCCAACCTGTGCCGCTCGGTGCTCATAGCCAACACAGTGCGGCAGATCCAGGAGGAGATGACCCAGGACGGCACCTGGCAGATAATGACCCAGGCGCTGGCAGCCGCCCAGTGTCCCGCAGACCGCCTGGTGGCCACAGAGGTGCTGTGCCGGCAGACGGACCCGGCGGGGCAAAGCCCGAAGCCCTGCTCAGGGGCCGGCCTGGAGGAAGGCTACCACGCTGAGGAGGTGGTGATGGAGGGAGACGTGGAGACAGAGGTCACCATGTCCACTTTGTCGCCCGTCTCCCCCCAGCTGTCCTCGGCCTCGTACCTCGCAGGTCCCTTTGGCATGGGACCCTGctgggaggaggaagaagaagaagatggtgagtgcgaggaggatgaagaggaggacagCGAGGAGTGTGCGTCTGAGAGTGAAGAGGGGGACCGGGACCACCTGAGCCCAGATACCAGGACAGGGGAGCAGGTTTTTGGGACTTTTGAGATCAAACACCCAGCGCCGCCCCCTGACCCTGCCCTCGAGGAACTGTTTTCAGATGTGGACCCGTCCTACTACGATCTCGACACGGTGCTGACAGGCATGCAGAGTGCTCCTAAGATGGGGCCTTACGATCTGCTGGAGAGCCTTTCCTCTCACGGGCCCACAGCCCTCAGCTCCAGCTCGAGCTGCAGGTCAGACCTGAACGAACTGGACCACATCATGGAGATCATTGTGGGATCCTGA
- the LOC117468152 gene encoding SERTA domain-containing protein 3 isoform X1: protein MTLTEGTSMLGRGVKRKWSCLEELEAEARPAAAEKERDGKEGQGDEDGFLVGPSKSAMNHLQQRQLVLGLCMEKLQSYQAGMELSLRRSVLLINTLRQIQEDMQSDETGTSETLLNHTDSCLLREDMQVTCPGCTEEDGDSLSPPLSPEFPSQEANSSPDQQKSLPAAAINTFSEAVNAMGYLSDLALDDIFEDIDTSMYETSELPSAWSAGSLWPISVSLWTDEDVKMRPPSLPSAGSLQSRPMDLNELDHIMEILVQS from the exons ATGACACTTACCGAGGGCAC GTCGATGTTGGGTCGCGGTGTGAAGCGGAAGTGGAGCTGCCTGGAGGAGCTGGAGGCCGAGGCCCGCCCTGCTGCTGCAGAGAAGGAGAGGGATGGGAAGGAAGGTCAGGGAGATGAGGACGGGTTCCTCGTGGGTCCGTCCAAATCCGCCATGAACCAcctgcagcagcggcagctcgtGCTCGGCCTCTGCATGGAGAAGCTCCAGAGCTACCAGGCCGGCATGGAGCTCAGCCTGCGACGCTCCGTGCTGCTCATCAACACGCTCCGGCAGATCCAGGAGGACATGCAGAGCGACGAGACGGGGACATCGGAGACACTCCTCAACCACACAGACTCCTGCCTTCTCAGGGAGGACATGCAGGTTACGTGCCCTGGGTGTACAGAGGAGGATGGGGACAGCCTTTCTCCGCCGCTGTCCCCTGAGTTTCCTTCCCAAGAGGCAAACAGCTCGCCAGACCAGCAGAAATCACTTCCTGCTGCAGCGATTAATACTTTTAGTGAGGCAGTAAACGCCATGGGCTACCTCAGCGACCTCGCCCTGGACGACATCTTCGAGGACATTGACACATCAATGTATGAGACTTCAGAGCTGCCTTCGGCCTGGTCGGCGGGCTCCCTGTGGCCCATCAGTGTGTCGCTGTGGACGGACGAGGACGTGAAAATGCGTCCTCCTAGCCTCCCATCGGCTGGGAGTCTCCAGTCGCGTCCGATGGACCTGAACGAGCTGGACCACATAATGGAGATTCTGGTACAGTCCTGA
- the LOC117468152 gene encoding SERTA domain-containing protein 3 isoform X2, with the protein MLGRGVKRKWSCLEELEAEARPAAAEKERDGKEGQGDEDGFLVGPSKSAMNHLQQRQLVLGLCMEKLQSYQAGMELSLRRSVLLINTLRQIQEDMQSDETGTSETLLNHTDSCLLREDMQVTCPGCTEEDGDSLSPPLSPEFPSQEANSSPDQQKSLPAAAINTFSEAVNAMGYLSDLALDDIFEDIDTSMYETSELPSAWSAGSLWPISVSLWTDEDVKMRPPSLPSAGSLQSRPMDLNELDHIMEILVQS; encoded by the coding sequence ATGTTGGGTCGCGGTGTGAAGCGGAAGTGGAGCTGCCTGGAGGAGCTGGAGGCCGAGGCCCGCCCTGCTGCTGCAGAGAAGGAGAGGGATGGGAAGGAAGGTCAGGGAGATGAGGACGGGTTCCTCGTGGGTCCGTCCAAATCCGCCATGAACCAcctgcagcagcggcagctcgtGCTCGGCCTCTGCATGGAGAAGCTCCAGAGCTACCAGGCCGGCATGGAGCTCAGCCTGCGACGCTCCGTGCTGCTCATCAACACGCTCCGGCAGATCCAGGAGGACATGCAGAGCGACGAGACGGGGACATCGGAGACACTCCTCAACCACACAGACTCCTGCCTTCTCAGGGAGGACATGCAGGTTACGTGCCCTGGGTGTACAGAGGAGGATGGGGACAGCCTTTCTCCGCCGCTGTCCCCTGAGTTTCCTTCCCAAGAGGCAAACAGCTCGCCAGACCAGCAGAAATCACTTCCTGCTGCAGCGATTAATACTTTTAGTGAGGCAGTAAACGCCATGGGCTACCTCAGCGACCTCGCCCTGGACGACATCTTCGAGGACATTGACACATCAATGTATGAGACTTCAGAGCTGCCTTCGGCCTGGTCGGCGGGCTCCCTGTGGCCCATCAGTGTGTCGCTGTGGACGGACGAGGACGTGAAAATGCGTCCTCCTAGCCTCCCATCGGCTGGGAGTCTCCAGTCGCGTCCGATGGACCTGAACGAGCTGGACCACATAATGGAGATTCTGGTACAGTCCTGA